The Streptomyces sp. DH-12 genome has a window encoding:
- a CDS encoding FAD binding domain-containing protein, whose translation MSTHAPQAAQAVTLPTTLDEAVAALTAMPAAVPVAGGTDLMAAVNSGQLRPAALVGLGKINEIRGWQYLDGHALLGAGLTHARMGRPDFAALIPALAAAARAAGPPHIRNAGTLGGNIASAAPTGDALPVLAALEATLIVASPGGARRDVPVSHLLAGMDALRPGELIGYVRVPLLHAPQVFLKATGRTGPGRAVASVALVLDPARRGVRCAVGAIAPMPLRPLEAEQWVAQLIDWDNNRAIVPEALSAFGEYVAAACIPDAAPGEDGTVPPLPPAVLHLRRTVAALARRALGRALS comes from the coding sequence TTGAGCACGCACGCACCGCAGGCGGCGCAGGCCGTGACGCTGCCCACGACGCTGGACGAGGCCGTGGCGGCGCTCACCGCCATGCCCGCCGCCGTGCCCGTCGCGGGCGGCACCGACCTGATGGCCGCCGTCAACTCCGGGCAGCTCAGGCCCGCCGCACTGGTCGGCCTCGGCAAGATCAACGAGATCCGCGGCTGGCAGTACCTGGACGGACACGCGCTGCTCGGCGCCGGACTCACCCACGCGCGCATGGGGCGCCCCGACTTCGCCGCCCTCATCCCGGCGCTCGCCGCCGCCGCGCGGGCCGCCGGACCCCCGCACATCCGCAACGCCGGCACCCTCGGCGGCAACATCGCCTCCGCCGCCCCCACCGGGGACGCGCTGCCCGTGCTGGCCGCCCTGGAGGCGACGCTGATCGTCGCGAGCCCGGGCGGCGCCCGCCGCGACGTCCCGGTGTCCCATCTGCTGGCCGGCATGGACGCGCTGCGCCCCGGCGAGCTCATCGGCTACGTGCGCGTACCGCTGCTGCACGCCCCCCAGGTCTTCCTGAAGGCGACCGGCCGCACCGGACCCGGCCGCGCGGTCGCCTCCGTCGCCCTCGTGCTGGACCCCGCCCGGCGCGGGGTGCGCTGCGCGGTGGGCGCCATCGCGCCGATGCCGCTGCGGCCCCTGGAGGCCGAGCAGTGGGTCGCGCAGCTCATCGACTGGGACAACAACCGGGCGATCGTGCCCGAGGCGCTCAGCGCGTTCGGGGAGTACGTCGCCGCGGCCTGCATCCCCGACGCCGCGCCCGGCGAGGACGGCACCGTCCCGCCGCTGCCACCCGCGGTACTGCACCTGCGGCGCACCGTCGCCGCGCTGGCCCGACGAGCACTGGGGAGGGCGTTGTCGTGA